In one window of Lacticaseibacillus casei DSM 20011 = JCM 1134 = ATCC 393 DNA:
- a CDS encoding TerC family protein encodes MNGIIISIEKGRITIKFLGALYGPFFSIHNWQLAFSVSGLVTIFSLILLECMLSVDNAVVLAAQTEQLKAESDRKKALMYGMGGAYLFRFIAIGLGTYLLQFWPIKALGALYLVWMSASYFYAVRHPKSSTDKKAKRAHGLWGTVFQIESLDIVFSVDSILAALAVSSNPVIVLIGGCLGILAMRIVAQVITTFIDRVPELETAAYVLVGLIAIKLGLSLPMINVKTPDWLFSISVVLIFIWAGWRHAVHAKHHRSMYTKPKA; translated from the coding sequence TTGAACGGTATAATAATAAGCATTGAGAAGGGAAGAATCACGATCAAGTTTTTAGGGGCCTTATACGGACCATTCTTTTCTATCCACAACTGGCAGCTGGCTTTTTCGGTCAGTGGCTTAGTCACGATTTTTAGCTTAATCCTTTTAGAATGTATGCTCTCCGTTGATAATGCGGTTGTTCTCGCTGCCCAGACCGAACAGCTTAAGGCTGAGTCGGACCGTAAAAAGGCCTTGATGTATGGCATGGGTGGGGCGTATCTGTTTCGCTTCATTGCCATCGGACTGGGAACTTACTTATTACAGTTTTGGCCGATTAAGGCACTTGGCGCTTTGTATCTGGTATGGATGAGTGCCAGCTATTTTTATGCGGTTCGTCATCCTAAAAGTAGTACAGACAAAAAGGCTAAACGTGCCCATGGTTTATGGGGTACGGTTTTTCAAATTGAAAGCCTCGATATTGTTTTCTCGGTGGATTCAATCTTGGCAGCTTTGGCCGTCTCCAGTAATCCGGTCATTGTTTTAATCGGCGGTTGCTTGGGTATTTTGGCGATGCGGATCGTTGCCCAAGTGATCACGACCTTCATTGACCGGGTACCTGAATTGGAAACCGCGGCGTATGTCCTTGTTGGTCTCATTGCCATCAAGCTTGGATTGAGTTTGCCTATGATCAACGTTAAAACGCCGGACTGGCTCTTTTCGATTTCGGTCGTGCTGATTTTCATTTGGGCGGGATGGCGCCATGCGGTCCATGCCAAGCACCATCGCAGCATGTATACCAAGCCCAAAGCTTGA
- the rbfA gene encoding 30S ribosome-binding factor RbfA has product MKHRIGRVETQIQREVDDILLKDVNDPRVKGVTITGVKLTGDLQHATIFYSILDDAPDKVEAAQTGLDKASGLIRREVGQRIRLFKVPEIEFAQDKSVQYGARIDQLINEVRRKNLE; this is encoded by the coding sequence ATGAAGCATCGTATCGGTCGAGTTGAGACTCAGATCCAACGTGAAGTTGATGATATCTTGTTAAAGGATGTTAACGATCCGCGGGTCAAAGGCGTGACGATTACCGGAGTCAAACTGACCGGTGATCTGCAACATGCCACCATTTTCTACAGTATTCTCGATGATGCACCTGATAAAGTCGAAGCAGCCCAAACCGGTTTGGATAAAGCCAGTGGACTGATTCGGCGTGAAGTCGGGCAGCGGATTCGGCTGTTCAAGGTGCCGGAAATCGAATTTGCTCAAGACAAATCCGTTCAGTATGGTGCCCGTATTGATCAGTTAATTAACGAAGTGCGGCGCAAGAATTTAGAATAG